One Nostoc sp. CENA543 genomic window, CGCAGACGAGTTAAATCCCCGATGATTTGTGATGGTACTTGGGGATGAATCCAATAAGCCAGTTCAATCTCTTTTTGGGCTGCTTTGGGAGCTAATAAATCAATCACTTGTTCTATACAAGTTTTGATATCAACAGGCCTAGCTTCTAGTTCTAATTTGCCTGACTCAATTTTAGAAAAATCGAGAATATCATTAATAATAGTGAGCAATGCTTCAGAGCTGGTTAAGATAGTTTCTAAAAAATCTCTCTGTTGTAATGTCAATTCAGTATTTAGCAGTATACCTGTCAAGCCGATGATCGCATTCATGGGAGTGCGAATTTCATGGCTCATCATTGCTAAAAACTCACTTTTGGCACGATTTGCGGCTTCTGCTGCCCGTTTTGCTTGCTCTAGAGCAAAGTTTTTGACTGTCAGTTCTTGACGTTGGCGGGTTTCTTGTTCTAAAAGATGAGACTGAGCCAAGGCAATGCCTAGTTGAGCAGCTACGGCTTTTAATAATCCAATTTCTTCATCTGTCCATTCGCGGAAGTGGCTACACTGATGCAAACCAATTGCACCATTAGGTTCTCCTTGATAGGAGGTACGAATGGCTAACATGGATTTTAGGCCAATTTCTTGACAAATAGAAATCGTATTTGATAAAAGGGGGTCTTGGTAGACGTTATGTGAAGCGATCGCGCGATCGTGGGAGATCATCTCTAAACAATGGGGATTCCCTGATATTGGGATCTCTAATTTGTGCATAGAGTGGGAGTCAGAAATTTTGTTGTACTCTGCAACTAGAGGAATCTTGGGGACGGGATCGCTCACATAAGCATGAATCAAACAACGATCTACTGCGAAAGCTTGACCTATTTGGGTAGCAGCTGTTTCAAAAATTTCCTTACTATCAAGGCTTTGGCGAATTTTCTGGGTGATTTGTTCGAGTAACAGTTTGTGATTTAATTGTTTTTCTAGTGCTTCTTGTGCTTGTACCCGTTCAGTAATATCTTTGATTGAACCAACCATGCGGATGGGATTACCTTGCTCATCCCACTGGGCAGTAGCATGAACTAAGACCCATTTATAGTTACCATCTTTGCAACGCAGGCGATACTCAATCACATATTTGGGAATTTTGTGGTTGAGATAATCTTGCGTAACACCCACCACCCGTTCATAATCTTCAGGGTGAATATAGTGACGACAATCTTCACTATTACCGATGGGTTGATAGTCAGGGTCTCCGATTAACTCTGCCCAGCGTGCAGAACGAAAAGTTTCATTGGTGAGAATATTCCAATCCCAAATGGCATCTTGATTGCCTTCAACAACTAATTGCCAGCGTTCTTCACTTTGACGCAGTGCTTCTTCGGCGCGTTTCCGTTCAGTGATATCAATGACAATTCCTCCCACTAAACATTCTTCAGCTTGGCGAGAGATGGGAAATTTATATACTAAAAAATTTCGTTCTGTACCGTCTGGACAAGAGGTAGATTCTACGGCTTCAATGACTTGATTGGTACGGGCTATTGTTTGAATGGCATCTAGATAATTTTGAGCAACGTGGGCTTCATAAATATCAAAAATGTTCTTGCCAATCAATTTTTTGAGTGGTAATTTCAACACCCGACGGTAATTTTCACTCAAATAGATAATTTTTCCTTGGGAATCTGTAATCCAGGCATGGGTAGGACTATGATTCATGAATGCCCGGAAGCGTTCTTCTGATTGGAGTAATAAAGCCTCTGATTGTCTACGCTCAGTAATATCACGGTTAACACTAATGGTGGCTACATTTTCTCCTTGTTCATTTTGCAAAGGAACTATGGTAGTTTCACAAATACCTTCACTGCCATTTTTCCGCACAAAATTAATTTCACCTACCCACCGACCATTTTGAGCCATATCTTCTAAAATGGCGGTGTTCAAAGCCTTATCTGTTTCAGGTTTATGTAAAATACTGATGGATTGTTCACAAATTTCGGTTTTAGTGTAGCCAAATATGCGCTCGGCGGCTGGATTCCAGTCGAGAATTTGCCCTTTTAAATCGGTGATAATGACACCATCGTAAATATTGGCAAAGGTGAGGGCTTGCCGACGCAAGGACATCTCTGCTTGTTGGCGATCGCTAATATCTGTTTGAATACCTAGAAAGTGGGTTAATTGTCCTGTTTCGTCATAAATAGGCGAAATACTCAGTTCATTCCAAAATAAGGTGCCATCTTGACGATAATTACGCAAAATCACTTGACAACTCTTACACTCCTTTATTGCGGTTCGTACTTCTTGGAGTGCTGGTTGTTGGGTATCTGTACCTTGTAGAAAACGACAATTCTGCCCAATGACATCTGTGGCTCTGTAGCCGGTAATTTGCTCAAAACCAGAGTTAACATAAATGATGGGGTGATCCGCTAATCTAGCATCGACAATAACAATACCATTACTAGTAGCAGCTAATGCTCTCTCCCGCAATCGCAAGGTTTCTTCCACCAGTTTTGAGTCGGTAATATCAAACATAAATCCCCGTAACAGCACAGGATGACCATCGGTTTGTACTACACTCACAATGTCTCGCAACCATACAACCCGGCCATCAGCTGCAATCATTCGATATTCCATCTCATGGTTTTCGCCCCTAGCCACTGCCGCTAGAATACTATTCTGGGTTTCCTCCCTGTCATGGGGATGTACATGATTAATCCAAAAATTCTCTTCATACCATTGGTTGACGGGGTATTCTAATAGGGCTTGGGCTTGTGGCCCTACATAGGTAAAACGCCAAGTTTTTAAATCTAATTCCCAAGGAATGACTTTGACTGTTTCTAGTAACTGCCGTAATCGGGTTTTACTAGCGCGCAAAGCAATTTCCGTTTGTTCTTGTTCGACAATTTTTCGCGCTAATTCTGCATTGATGGCGGCTATTTTGCCGTTACTAATGTGAGTAACTTGGACAAAATAAGTTAGTAATGTTAATCCGACTGCTGCAAATATGCCAGATAGTAAGACAAAATTAGGTAGGGGTGAATGTAAA contains:
- a CDS encoding PAS domain S-box protein; this translates as MYRQHKHHRCRSVKFGSNQHLLPFLVGVVIIFLVTILWQRLIITEQNNVGNLIQQQAIATKTELVTQLNYRILALERMGRHWQLHNGIPQKQWEAEATEYIQDYSGYQAIARLDASKRVRWTVPLAHKAALLDLDIEPQKIHQRYPALEDAIRNRQTTLTNTTNSSTGQKILLVYVPLYGESQFQGLLLGVLHIQSLFDSVLHLPEGYKISLWQGKDLIYSQEKLTTTASSWQQQVYIDFYGANWQLQIYPTTELLAHLHSPLPNFVLLSGIFAAVGLTLLTYFVQVTHISNGKIAAINAELARKIVEQEQTEIALRASKTRLRQLLETVKVIPWELDLKTWRFTYVGPQAQALLEYPVNQWYEENFWINHVHPHDREETQNSILAAVARGENHEMEYRMIAADGRVVWLRDIVSVVQTDGHPVLLRGFMFDITDSKLVEETLRLRERALAATSNGIVIVDARLADHPIIYVNSGFEQITGYRATDVIGQNCRFLQGTDTQQPALQEVRTAIKECKSCQVILRNYRQDGTLFWNELSISPIYDETGQLTHFLGIQTDISDRQQAEMSLRRQALTFANIYDGVIITDLKGQILDWNPAAERIFGYTKTEICEQSISILHKPETDKALNTAILEDMAQNGRWVGEINFVRKNGSEGICETTIVPLQNEQGENVATISVNRDITERRQSEALLLQSEERFRAFMNHSPTHAWITDSQGKIIYLSENYRRVLKLPLKKLIGKNIFDIYEAHVAQNYLDAIQTIARTNQVIEAVESTSCPDGTERNFLVYKFPISRQAEECLVGGIVIDITERKRAEEALRQSEERWQLVVEGNQDAIWDWNILTNETFRSARWAELIGDPDYQPIGNSEDCRHYIHPEDYERVVGVTQDYLNHKIPKYVIEYRLRCKDGNYKWVLVHATAQWDEQGNPIRMVGSIKDITERVQAQEALEKQLNHKLLLEQITQKIRQSLDSKEIFETAATQIGQAFAVDRCLIHAYVSDPVPKIPLVAEYNKISDSHSMHKLEIPISGNPHCLEMISHDRAIASHNVYQDPLLSNTISICQEIGLKSMLAIRTSYQGEPNGAIGLHQCSHFREWTDEEIGLLKAVAAQLGIALAQSHLLEQETRQRQELTVKNFALEQAKRAAEAANRAKSEFLAMMSHEIRTPMNAIIGLTGILLNTELTLQQRDFLETILTSSEALLTIINDILDFSKIESGKLELEARPVDIKTCIEQVIDLLAPKAAQKEIELAYWIHPQVPSQIIGDLTRLRQIITNLLNNAIKFTEKGEVILSVSTTAKTQNSCELLFSIQDTGIGIPPEKMQRLFQPFVQADASMTRKYGGTGLGLVISQRLGEMMGGRLWVESQGCVGGNPPIKWQQKTSTSTAISTSGSTFYFAMTASILTDSPTEELITSPMILSGKRLLIVDDNPTNRYILRLQTQSWQMQTYVVPSGMAALALIDRGIEVDIAILDMQMPDMDGLTLAREIRRRSTYQYLPLVILTSWGKPDHYPDVGNMKYIAYLHKPIKQSQLYDVLTSHLGNQPIRGSVSRAYVTSISQNLAEQLPLRILLAEDMVINQKVALLMLKKIGYRADVVGNGLEVLEALQHQTYDVVLMDVNMPEMDGLETSRRIRQTWNGDTHLYIIAMTANAMQGDREACLSAGMDDYISKPIQIDDLAQALSKCQPLKFHDQVTVKVLDHHLYSVRADASTKDAIDTKILQELRLMLSGQLGSFNELINCYLTEAPKLIQNINVAIATKDNQAIWHIAHKLKSSSGSVGAVLLTQLCKQLEIQGRSDNWAEIPEIADKLCQEYERVKIALQREINREKP